One genomic window of Ziziphus jujuba cultivar Dongzao chromosome 4, ASM3175591v1 includes the following:
- the LOC107415048 gene encoding E3 ubiquitin-protein ligase BRE1-like 2 isoform X2 — protein MDNSDPDEPDKKRPHLNSVSSAMARNSTTSPPNNQTVDAAVLHYQNQKLLQQIESQKNGLHKLESEINKLKEKQGSYDDMLIAVNQLWNQLVDDLILLGACIGGCQTALQTLDHADNSRGSMPSCPVEEMFLCRLLGKDSIEANGNDEISKHVEEALAMRHTSTQMLSKLLEDTFAAQKAKIESIAWALNGKLSSEDVIIQLSKIDNMIKEEAKNLRDVIDILHSKHKDYADQIQTYVSSHSMDQSEIKRLSGELDDSMAELEECRRKLISLKMQKDVASGIHTPPSGALNGNLSPEKSAERTISLRDLKNSIEETKMLAANRLSEVQDAQEENRILSEQLQELQNELNDDKYVHASRLYTMRNDQLQYWNAEVEQYRGLTDALQVDRSLVIRRDKELNARIESADMTRNSIDNAESRIEELQLQLQKCIIEKNDLEIKMEEAVQDSGRKDIKAEFRVMASSLSKEMEMMEAQLKRWQETAHETLSLRDEAQSLKALLSSKTNEQKSLALKCDEQMIEIESLKALIEKLQKEKLELQIFLDMHGQETYDKRDLMEIKESECRARSQAEVLKNALDEHSLELRVKAAKEAEAACQQRLSVAEAEIADLTAKLDASQRDVLELTEAIRIKDREAEAYISEIETIGQAYEDMQTQNQHLLQQVTERDDYNIKLVSESVKTKQAQSFLHSEKQALVKQLQLVNASVESLKMRIFHGEEQMKALLTEAIKSTEEGRHLDVNLETAKWELADAEKELKWLKSAVSSSEKEYEQIQQDIDDIQIELESERNSRKNLEEELKELNMKVAEMSSETGEAALQKLQDEIKFCKSILQCLVCRDRPKEVVISKCYHLFCNHCIQKNLEIRHRKCPACGTAFGQNDIRFVKI, from the exons ATGGATAACTCAGACCCCGATGAGCCGGACAAAAAGAGGCCTCATTTGAACTCTGTTTCATCCGCTATGGCTCGCAACTCCACCACTTCACCTCCCAACAATCAGACT GTGGATGCAGCCGTTCTCCACTACCAGAATCAGAAACTTCTTCAGCAGATAGAGTCGCAGAAAAATGGGTTGCATAAACTTGAatcagaaataaataaattgaaagaaaagCAAGGTTCTTATGATGACATGTTAATTGCGGTGAATCAGCTTTGGAATCAG TTGGTTGATGATTTAATTCTTCTTGGAGCATGCATTGGAGGATGCCAAACTGCTTTACAAACTTTGGATCATGCTGACAATTCACGGG GTTCAATGCCATCATGTCCCGTGGAGGAGATGTTTCTTTGTAGACTGTTAGGAAAAGATTCTATTGAAGCTAATGGTAATGATGAAATTAGTAAACATGTTGAAGAAGCACTTGCTATGCGTCATACATCCACTCAAATGTTGTCGAAACTCCTGGAAGATACCTTTGCTGCTCAGAAGGCCAAAATTGAGAGCATTGCTTGGGCTTTAAATGGAAAGTTATCTTCAGAAG ATGTTATCATCCAGTTATCTAAGATCGATAATATGATAAAGGAAGAGGCTAAAAATCTTCGAGATGTGATTGATATTCTTCACTCAAAGCATAAAGATTATGCTGATCAGATTCAGACTTACGTTAGCAGTCATTCTATGGATCAATCTGAAATTAAACGCCTTTCag GTGAGCTAGATGATAGCATGGCCGAACTTGAGGAGTGTAGAAGAAAACTAATTAGTCTGAAAATGCAAAAGGATGTTGCATCTGGAATCCATACACCCCCTTCGGGTGCATTGAATGGAAACCTATCACCTGAGAAGTCCGCAGAAAGGACTATAAGTCTACGGGATTTGAAGAATTCCATTGAGGAAACAAAG ATGCTTGCAGCCAATCGACTTTCTGAGGTTCAAGATGCACAAGAGGAAAATAGAATATTGTCAGAACAATTGCAAGAGCTTCAG AATGAACTGAACGATGACAAGTATGTACATGCATCTCGACTATATACCATGCGAAATGATCAACTCCAATATTGGAATGCTGAAGTGGAGCAATATAGAGGATTGACAGATGCTCTGCAG GTTGACAGGTCTCTTGTCATCAGGAGGGACAAGGAACTAAATGCCAGAATAGAGTCAGCAGATATGACAAGAAACTCCATTGACAATGCTGAGTCCAGGATCGAAGAACTTCAGCTTCAGCTGCAGAAGTGTATTATTGAGAAGAATGACCTTGAGATTAAAATGGAAGAAGCAGTCCAGGATTCAG GGAGAAAGGACATAAAAGCTGAGTTTCGTGTAATGGCATCATCTTTGTCTAAGGAAATGGAAATGATGGAAGCTCAGTTGAAGCGATGGCAGGAGACAGCCCATGAAACACTTTCCCTTCGTGATGAAGCTCAATCTTTAAAAGCTTTGTTGAGCTCGAAG ACAAATGAACAAAAAAGCTTGGCACTGAAGTGTGACGAACAGATGATTGAGATTGAGTCTCTTAAAGCGTTG ATTGAGAAGTTGCAGAAAGAAAAACTGGAACTGCAAATTTTCTTGGACATGCATGGACAAGAAACCTATGACAAGAG AGATTTGATGGAAATCAAAGAATCAGAATGCAGAGCTCGCTCACAAGctgaagttttgaaaaatgcttTAGATGAACATAGTCTAGAGTTGAGAGTGAAAGCTGCCAAAGAAGCTGAAGCTGCTTGTCAACAAAGGCTATCTGTTGCTGAAGCAGAAATAGCTGATTTAACCGCCAAACTTGATGCTTCACAGAG AGATGTTCTGGAGCTCACAGAGGCCATTAGAATCAAAGACAGGGAGGCAGAGGCATATATATCGGAAATTGAG ACCATTGGCCAGGCATATGAGGATATGCAGACACAAAACCAGCATCTTTTGCAGCAGGTGACTGAGAGGGATGACTACAATATCAAG CTTGTTTCCGAAAGTGTGAAGACAAAACAAGCACAGAGCTTTTTACATTCTGAGAAGCAGGCATTGGTGAAGCAGCTTCAACTGGTAAATGCGTCGGTTGAATCTCTGAAAATGAGAATTTTCCACGGTGAAGAACAG ATGAAGGCTCTTCTGACAGAAGCCATTAAATCTACTGAAGAAGGCAGACATCTTGATGTTAATCTGGAAACTGCAAAGTGGGAATTAGCTGATGCTGAGAAGGAGTTGAAGTGGCTTAAATCTGCTGTTTCTTCGTCTGAGAAGGAATATGAGCAAATTCAGCAGGATATCGATGATATCCAAATTGAATTAGAAAGTGAAAG AAATTCCAGGAAGAACCTTGAGGAGGAGCTCAAGGAGTTAAACATGAAGGTTGCTGAGATGAGTTCTGAAACCGGAGAAGCTGCATTACAGAAACTTCAAGACGAAATCAAATTCTGCAAGTCTATTTTACAGTGCCTTGTTTGCCGTGATAGGCCAAAGGAG GTTGTAATTAGTAAGTGCTATCATCTATTCTGCAACCATTGCATTCAAAAGAATCTAGAGATTCGACATCGAAAATGTCCTGCATGTGGAACTGCGTTTGGTCAAAATGACATACGGTTTGTGAAGATATAG
- the LOC107415048 gene encoding E3 ubiquitin-protein ligase BRE1-like 2 isoform X1, with product MDNSDPDEPDKKRPHLNSVSSAMARNSTTSPPNNQTVDAAVLHYQNQKLLQQIESQKNGLHKLESEINKLKEKQGSYDDMLIAVNQLWNQLVDDLILLGACIGGCQTALQTLDHADNSRGSMPSCPVEEMFLCRLLGKDSIEANGNDEISKHVEEALAMRHTSTQMLSKLLEDTFAAQKAKIESIAWALNGKLSSEDVIIQLSKIDNMIKEEAKNLRDVIDILHSKHKDYADQIQTYVSSHSMDQSEIKRLSGELDDSMAELEECRRKLISLKMQKDVASGIHTPPSGALNGNLSPEKSAERTISLRDLKNSIEETKMLAANRLSEVQDAQEENRILSEQLQELQNELNDDKYVHASRLYTMRNDQLQYWNAEVEQYRGLTDALQVDRSLVIRRDKELNARIESADMTRNSIDNAESRIEELQLQLQKCIIEKNDLEIKMEEAVQDSAFLASGRKDIKAEFRVMASSLSKEMEMMEAQLKRWQETAHETLSLRDEAQSLKALLSSKTNEQKSLALKCDEQMIEIESLKALIEKLQKEKLELQIFLDMHGQETYDKRDLMEIKESECRARSQAEVLKNALDEHSLELRVKAAKEAEAACQQRLSVAEAEIADLTAKLDASQRDVLELTEAIRIKDREAEAYISEIETIGQAYEDMQTQNQHLLQQVTERDDYNIKLVSESVKTKQAQSFLHSEKQALVKQLQLVNASVESLKMRIFHGEEQMKALLTEAIKSTEEGRHLDVNLETAKWELADAEKELKWLKSAVSSSEKEYEQIQQDIDDIQIELESERNSRKNLEEELKELNMKVAEMSSETGEAALQKLQDEIKFCKSILQCLVCRDRPKEVVISKCYHLFCNHCIQKNLEIRHRKCPACGTAFGQNDIRFVKI from the exons ATGGATAACTCAGACCCCGATGAGCCGGACAAAAAGAGGCCTCATTTGAACTCTGTTTCATCCGCTATGGCTCGCAACTCCACCACTTCACCTCCCAACAATCAGACT GTGGATGCAGCCGTTCTCCACTACCAGAATCAGAAACTTCTTCAGCAGATAGAGTCGCAGAAAAATGGGTTGCATAAACTTGAatcagaaataaataaattgaaagaaaagCAAGGTTCTTATGATGACATGTTAATTGCGGTGAATCAGCTTTGGAATCAG TTGGTTGATGATTTAATTCTTCTTGGAGCATGCATTGGAGGATGCCAAACTGCTTTACAAACTTTGGATCATGCTGACAATTCACGGG GTTCAATGCCATCATGTCCCGTGGAGGAGATGTTTCTTTGTAGACTGTTAGGAAAAGATTCTATTGAAGCTAATGGTAATGATGAAATTAGTAAACATGTTGAAGAAGCACTTGCTATGCGTCATACATCCACTCAAATGTTGTCGAAACTCCTGGAAGATACCTTTGCTGCTCAGAAGGCCAAAATTGAGAGCATTGCTTGGGCTTTAAATGGAAAGTTATCTTCAGAAG ATGTTATCATCCAGTTATCTAAGATCGATAATATGATAAAGGAAGAGGCTAAAAATCTTCGAGATGTGATTGATATTCTTCACTCAAAGCATAAAGATTATGCTGATCAGATTCAGACTTACGTTAGCAGTCATTCTATGGATCAATCTGAAATTAAACGCCTTTCag GTGAGCTAGATGATAGCATGGCCGAACTTGAGGAGTGTAGAAGAAAACTAATTAGTCTGAAAATGCAAAAGGATGTTGCATCTGGAATCCATACACCCCCTTCGGGTGCATTGAATGGAAACCTATCACCTGAGAAGTCCGCAGAAAGGACTATAAGTCTACGGGATTTGAAGAATTCCATTGAGGAAACAAAG ATGCTTGCAGCCAATCGACTTTCTGAGGTTCAAGATGCACAAGAGGAAAATAGAATATTGTCAGAACAATTGCAAGAGCTTCAG AATGAACTGAACGATGACAAGTATGTACATGCATCTCGACTATATACCATGCGAAATGATCAACTCCAATATTGGAATGCTGAAGTGGAGCAATATAGAGGATTGACAGATGCTCTGCAG GTTGACAGGTCTCTTGTCATCAGGAGGGACAAGGAACTAAATGCCAGAATAGAGTCAGCAGATATGACAAGAAACTCCATTGACAATGCTGAGTCCAGGATCGAAGAACTTCAGCTTCAGCTGCAGAAGTGTATTATTGAGAAGAATGACCTTGAGATTAAAATGGAAGAAGCAGTCCAGGATTCAG CATTCCTTGCTTCAGGGAGAAAGGACATAAAAGCTGAGTTTCGTGTAATGGCATCATCTTTGTCTAAGGAAATGGAAATGATGGAAGCTCAGTTGAAGCGATGGCAGGAGACAGCCCATGAAACACTTTCCCTTCGTGATGAAGCTCAATCTTTAAAAGCTTTGTTGAGCTCGAAG ACAAATGAACAAAAAAGCTTGGCACTGAAGTGTGACGAACAGATGATTGAGATTGAGTCTCTTAAAGCGTTG ATTGAGAAGTTGCAGAAAGAAAAACTGGAACTGCAAATTTTCTTGGACATGCATGGACAAGAAACCTATGACAAGAG AGATTTGATGGAAATCAAAGAATCAGAATGCAGAGCTCGCTCACAAGctgaagttttgaaaaatgcttTAGATGAACATAGTCTAGAGTTGAGAGTGAAAGCTGCCAAAGAAGCTGAAGCTGCTTGTCAACAAAGGCTATCTGTTGCTGAAGCAGAAATAGCTGATTTAACCGCCAAACTTGATGCTTCACAGAG AGATGTTCTGGAGCTCACAGAGGCCATTAGAATCAAAGACAGGGAGGCAGAGGCATATATATCGGAAATTGAG ACCATTGGCCAGGCATATGAGGATATGCAGACACAAAACCAGCATCTTTTGCAGCAGGTGACTGAGAGGGATGACTACAATATCAAG CTTGTTTCCGAAAGTGTGAAGACAAAACAAGCACAGAGCTTTTTACATTCTGAGAAGCAGGCATTGGTGAAGCAGCTTCAACTGGTAAATGCGTCGGTTGAATCTCTGAAAATGAGAATTTTCCACGGTGAAGAACAG ATGAAGGCTCTTCTGACAGAAGCCATTAAATCTACTGAAGAAGGCAGACATCTTGATGTTAATCTGGAAACTGCAAAGTGGGAATTAGCTGATGCTGAGAAGGAGTTGAAGTGGCTTAAATCTGCTGTTTCTTCGTCTGAGAAGGAATATGAGCAAATTCAGCAGGATATCGATGATATCCAAATTGAATTAGAAAGTGAAAG AAATTCCAGGAAGAACCTTGAGGAGGAGCTCAAGGAGTTAAACATGAAGGTTGCTGAGATGAGTTCTGAAACCGGAGAAGCTGCATTACAGAAACTTCAAGACGAAATCAAATTCTGCAAGTCTATTTTACAGTGCCTTGTTTGCCGTGATAGGCCAAAGGAG GTTGTAATTAGTAAGTGCTATCATCTATTCTGCAACCATTGCATTCAAAAGAATCTAGAGATTCGACATCGAAAATGTCCTGCATGTGGAACTGCGTTTGGTCAAAATGACATACGGTTTGTGAAGATATAG
- the LOC107415048 gene encoding E3 ubiquitin-protein ligase BRE1-like 2 isoform X3 — translation MIKEEAKNLRDVIDILHSKHKDYADQIQTYVSSHSMDQSEIKRLSGELDDSMAELEECRRKLISLKMQKDVASGIHTPPSGALNGNLSPEKSAERTISLRDLKNSIEETKMLAANRLSEVQDAQEENRILSEQLQELQNELNDDKYVHASRLYTMRNDQLQYWNAEVEQYRGLTDALQVDRSLVIRRDKELNARIESADMTRNSIDNAESRIEELQLQLQKCIIEKNDLEIKMEEAVQDSAFLASGRKDIKAEFRVMASSLSKEMEMMEAQLKRWQETAHETLSLRDEAQSLKALLSSKTNEQKSLALKCDEQMIEIESLKALIEKLQKEKLELQIFLDMHGQETYDKRDLMEIKESECRARSQAEVLKNALDEHSLELRVKAAKEAEAACQQRLSVAEAEIADLTAKLDASQRDVLELTEAIRIKDREAEAYISEIETIGQAYEDMQTQNQHLLQQVTERDDYNIKLVSESVKTKQAQSFLHSEKQALVKQLQLVNASVESLKMRIFHGEEQMKALLTEAIKSTEEGRHLDVNLETAKWELADAEKELKWLKSAVSSSEKEYEQIQQDIDDIQIELESERNSRKNLEEELKELNMKVAEMSSETGEAALQKLQDEIKFCKSILQCLVCRDRPKEVVISKCYHLFCNHCIQKNLEIRHRKCPACGTAFGQNDIRFVKI, via the exons ATGATAAAGGAAGAGGCTAAAAATCTTCGAGATGTGATTGATATTCTTCACTCAAAGCATAAAGATTATGCTGATCAGATTCAGACTTACGTTAGCAGTCATTCTATGGATCAATCTGAAATTAAACGCCTTTCag GTGAGCTAGATGATAGCATGGCCGAACTTGAGGAGTGTAGAAGAAAACTAATTAGTCTGAAAATGCAAAAGGATGTTGCATCTGGAATCCATACACCCCCTTCGGGTGCATTGAATGGAAACCTATCACCTGAGAAGTCCGCAGAAAGGACTATAAGTCTACGGGATTTGAAGAATTCCATTGAGGAAACAAAG ATGCTTGCAGCCAATCGACTTTCTGAGGTTCAAGATGCACAAGAGGAAAATAGAATATTGTCAGAACAATTGCAAGAGCTTCAG AATGAACTGAACGATGACAAGTATGTACATGCATCTCGACTATATACCATGCGAAATGATCAACTCCAATATTGGAATGCTGAAGTGGAGCAATATAGAGGATTGACAGATGCTCTGCAG GTTGACAGGTCTCTTGTCATCAGGAGGGACAAGGAACTAAATGCCAGAATAGAGTCAGCAGATATGACAAGAAACTCCATTGACAATGCTGAGTCCAGGATCGAAGAACTTCAGCTTCAGCTGCAGAAGTGTATTATTGAGAAGAATGACCTTGAGATTAAAATGGAAGAAGCAGTCCAGGATTCAG CATTCCTTGCTTCAGGGAGAAAGGACATAAAAGCTGAGTTTCGTGTAATGGCATCATCTTTGTCTAAGGAAATGGAAATGATGGAAGCTCAGTTGAAGCGATGGCAGGAGACAGCCCATGAAACACTTTCCCTTCGTGATGAAGCTCAATCTTTAAAAGCTTTGTTGAGCTCGAAG ACAAATGAACAAAAAAGCTTGGCACTGAAGTGTGACGAACAGATGATTGAGATTGAGTCTCTTAAAGCGTTG ATTGAGAAGTTGCAGAAAGAAAAACTGGAACTGCAAATTTTCTTGGACATGCATGGACAAGAAACCTATGACAAGAG AGATTTGATGGAAATCAAAGAATCAGAATGCAGAGCTCGCTCACAAGctgaagttttgaaaaatgcttTAGATGAACATAGTCTAGAGTTGAGAGTGAAAGCTGCCAAAGAAGCTGAAGCTGCTTGTCAACAAAGGCTATCTGTTGCTGAAGCAGAAATAGCTGATTTAACCGCCAAACTTGATGCTTCACAGAG AGATGTTCTGGAGCTCACAGAGGCCATTAGAATCAAAGACAGGGAGGCAGAGGCATATATATCGGAAATTGAG ACCATTGGCCAGGCATATGAGGATATGCAGACACAAAACCAGCATCTTTTGCAGCAGGTGACTGAGAGGGATGACTACAATATCAAG CTTGTTTCCGAAAGTGTGAAGACAAAACAAGCACAGAGCTTTTTACATTCTGAGAAGCAGGCATTGGTGAAGCAGCTTCAACTGGTAAATGCGTCGGTTGAATCTCTGAAAATGAGAATTTTCCACGGTGAAGAACAG ATGAAGGCTCTTCTGACAGAAGCCATTAAATCTACTGAAGAAGGCAGACATCTTGATGTTAATCTGGAAACTGCAAAGTGGGAATTAGCTGATGCTGAGAAGGAGTTGAAGTGGCTTAAATCTGCTGTTTCTTCGTCTGAGAAGGAATATGAGCAAATTCAGCAGGATATCGATGATATCCAAATTGAATTAGAAAGTGAAAG AAATTCCAGGAAGAACCTTGAGGAGGAGCTCAAGGAGTTAAACATGAAGGTTGCTGAGATGAGTTCTGAAACCGGAGAAGCTGCATTACAGAAACTTCAAGACGAAATCAAATTCTGCAAGTCTATTTTACAGTGCCTTGTTTGCCGTGATAGGCCAAAGGAG GTTGTAATTAGTAAGTGCTATCATCTATTCTGCAACCATTGCATTCAAAAGAATCTAGAGATTCGACATCGAAAATGTCCTGCATGTGGAACTGCGTTTGGTCAAAATGACATACGGTTTGTGAAGATATAG
- the LOC107415048 gene encoding E3 ubiquitin-protein ligase BRE1-like 2 isoform X4 produces MLCRSLVIRRDKELNARIESADMTRNSIDNAESRIEELQLQLQKCIIEKNDLEIKMEEAVQDSAFLASGRKDIKAEFRVMASSLSKEMEMMEAQLKRWQETAHETLSLRDEAQSLKALLSSKTNEQKSLALKCDEQMIEIESLKALIEKLQKEKLELQIFLDMHGQETYDKRDLMEIKESECRARSQAEVLKNALDEHSLELRVKAAKEAEAACQQRLSVAEAEIADLTAKLDASQRDVLELTEAIRIKDREAEAYISEIETIGQAYEDMQTQNQHLLQQVTERDDYNIKLVSESVKTKQAQSFLHSEKQALVKQLQLVNASVESLKMRIFHGEEQMKALLTEAIKSTEEGRHLDVNLETAKWELADAEKELKWLKSAVSSSEKEYEQIQQDIDDIQIELESERNSRKNLEEELKELNMKVAEMSSETGEAALQKLQDEIKFCKSILQCLVCRDRPKEVVISKCYHLFCNHCIQKNLEIRHRKCPACGTAFGQNDIRFVKI; encoded by the exons ATGCTCTGCAG GTCTCTTGTCATCAGGAGGGACAAGGAACTAAATGCCAGAATAGAGTCAGCAGATATGACAAGAAACTCCATTGACAATGCTGAGTCCAGGATCGAAGAACTTCAGCTTCAGCTGCAGAAGTGTATTATTGAGAAGAATGACCTTGAGATTAAAATGGAAGAAGCAGTCCAGGATTCAG CATTCCTTGCTTCAGGGAGAAAGGACATAAAAGCTGAGTTTCGTGTAATGGCATCATCTTTGTCTAAGGAAATGGAAATGATGGAAGCTCAGTTGAAGCGATGGCAGGAGACAGCCCATGAAACACTTTCCCTTCGTGATGAAGCTCAATCTTTAAAAGCTTTGTTGAGCTCGAAG ACAAATGAACAAAAAAGCTTGGCACTGAAGTGTGACGAACAGATGATTGAGATTGAGTCTCTTAAAGCGTTG ATTGAGAAGTTGCAGAAAGAAAAACTGGAACTGCAAATTTTCTTGGACATGCATGGACAAGAAACCTATGACAAGAG AGATTTGATGGAAATCAAAGAATCAGAATGCAGAGCTCGCTCACAAGctgaagttttgaaaaatgcttTAGATGAACATAGTCTAGAGTTGAGAGTGAAAGCTGCCAAAGAAGCTGAAGCTGCTTGTCAACAAAGGCTATCTGTTGCTGAAGCAGAAATAGCTGATTTAACCGCCAAACTTGATGCTTCACAGAG AGATGTTCTGGAGCTCACAGAGGCCATTAGAATCAAAGACAGGGAGGCAGAGGCATATATATCGGAAATTGAG ACCATTGGCCAGGCATATGAGGATATGCAGACACAAAACCAGCATCTTTTGCAGCAGGTGACTGAGAGGGATGACTACAATATCAAG CTTGTTTCCGAAAGTGTGAAGACAAAACAAGCACAGAGCTTTTTACATTCTGAGAAGCAGGCATTGGTGAAGCAGCTTCAACTGGTAAATGCGTCGGTTGAATCTCTGAAAATGAGAATTTTCCACGGTGAAGAACAG ATGAAGGCTCTTCTGACAGAAGCCATTAAATCTACTGAAGAAGGCAGACATCTTGATGTTAATCTGGAAACTGCAAAGTGGGAATTAGCTGATGCTGAGAAGGAGTTGAAGTGGCTTAAATCTGCTGTTTCTTCGTCTGAGAAGGAATATGAGCAAATTCAGCAGGATATCGATGATATCCAAATTGAATTAGAAAGTGAAAG AAATTCCAGGAAGAACCTTGAGGAGGAGCTCAAGGAGTTAAACATGAAGGTTGCTGAGATGAGTTCTGAAACCGGAGAAGCTGCATTACAGAAACTTCAAGACGAAATCAAATTCTGCAAGTCTATTTTACAGTGCCTTGTTTGCCGTGATAGGCCAAAGGAG GTTGTAATTAGTAAGTGCTATCATCTATTCTGCAACCATTGCATTCAAAAGAATCTAGAGATTCGACATCGAAAATGTCCTGCATGTGGAACTGCGTTTGGTCAAAATGACATACGGTTTGTGAAGATATAG
- the LOC107415048 gene encoding E3 ubiquitin-protein ligase BRE1-like 2 isoform X5, which produces MLCRRDKELNARIESADMTRNSIDNAESRIEELQLQLQKCIIEKNDLEIKMEEAVQDSAFLASGRKDIKAEFRVMASSLSKEMEMMEAQLKRWQETAHETLSLRDEAQSLKALLSSKTNEQKSLALKCDEQMIEIESLKALIEKLQKEKLELQIFLDMHGQETYDKRDLMEIKESECRARSQAEVLKNALDEHSLELRVKAAKEAEAACQQRLSVAEAEIADLTAKLDASQRDVLELTEAIRIKDREAEAYISEIETIGQAYEDMQTQNQHLLQQVTERDDYNIKLVSESVKTKQAQSFLHSEKQALVKQLQLVNASVESLKMRIFHGEEQMKALLTEAIKSTEEGRHLDVNLETAKWELADAEKELKWLKSAVSSSEKEYEQIQQDIDDIQIELESERNSRKNLEEELKELNMKVAEMSSETGEAALQKLQDEIKFCKSILQCLVCRDRPKEVVISKCYHLFCNHCIQKNLEIRHRKCPACGTAFGQNDIRFVKI; this is translated from the exons ATGCTCTGCAG GAGGGACAAGGAACTAAATGCCAGAATAGAGTCAGCAGATATGACAAGAAACTCCATTGACAATGCTGAGTCCAGGATCGAAGAACTTCAGCTTCAGCTGCAGAAGTGTATTATTGAGAAGAATGACCTTGAGATTAAAATGGAAGAAGCAGTCCAGGATTCAG CATTCCTTGCTTCAGGGAGAAAGGACATAAAAGCTGAGTTTCGTGTAATGGCATCATCTTTGTCTAAGGAAATGGAAATGATGGAAGCTCAGTTGAAGCGATGGCAGGAGACAGCCCATGAAACACTTTCCCTTCGTGATGAAGCTCAATCTTTAAAAGCTTTGTTGAGCTCGAAG ACAAATGAACAAAAAAGCTTGGCACTGAAGTGTGACGAACAGATGATTGAGATTGAGTCTCTTAAAGCGTTG ATTGAGAAGTTGCAGAAAGAAAAACTGGAACTGCAAATTTTCTTGGACATGCATGGACAAGAAACCTATGACAAGAG AGATTTGATGGAAATCAAAGAATCAGAATGCAGAGCTCGCTCACAAGctgaagttttgaaaaatgcttTAGATGAACATAGTCTAGAGTTGAGAGTGAAAGCTGCCAAAGAAGCTGAAGCTGCTTGTCAACAAAGGCTATCTGTTGCTGAAGCAGAAATAGCTGATTTAACCGCCAAACTTGATGCTTCACAGAG AGATGTTCTGGAGCTCACAGAGGCCATTAGAATCAAAGACAGGGAGGCAGAGGCATATATATCGGAAATTGAG ACCATTGGCCAGGCATATGAGGATATGCAGACACAAAACCAGCATCTTTTGCAGCAGGTGACTGAGAGGGATGACTACAATATCAAG CTTGTTTCCGAAAGTGTGAAGACAAAACAAGCACAGAGCTTTTTACATTCTGAGAAGCAGGCATTGGTGAAGCAGCTTCAACTGGTAAATGCGTCGGTTGAATCTCTGAAAATGAGAATTTTCCACGGTGAAGAACAG ATGAAGGCTCTTCTGACAGAAGCCATTAAATCTACTGAAGAAGGCAGACATCTTGATGTTAATCTGGAAACTGCAAAGTGGGAATTAGCTGATGCTGAGAAGGAGTTGAAGTGGCTTAAATCTGCTGTTTCTTCGTCTGAGAAGGAATATGAGCAAATTCAGCAGGATATCGATGATATCCAAATTGAATTAGAAAGTGAAAG AAATTCCAGGAAGAACCTTGAGGAGGAGCTCAAGGAGTTAAACATGAAGGTTGCTGAGATGAGTTCTGAAACCGGAGAAGCTGCATTACAGAAACTTCAAGACGAAATCAAATTCTGCAAGTCTATTTTACAGTGCCTTGTTTGCCGTGATAGGCCAAAGGAG GTTGTAATTAGTAAGTGCTATCATCTATTCTGCAACCATTGCATTCAAAAGAATCTAGAGATTCGACATCGAAAATGTCCTGCATGTGGAACTGCGTTTGGTCAAAATGACATACGGTTTGTGAAGATATAG